DNA sequence from the Macrococcus sp. 19Msa1099 genome:
AATTTTGGTGATATTATTTTTTGGTTTTTTTGTTGTTAAAAAAATAAGTAAAAATGGCTAGTAATAATATGGATATGAGACTAATAATATTTATTATCATCTGAGATTGAGCACCATCATTAAACAATCCATTAAGAGTTACGATTATAAGTATTAAAATAATTATAAAAAAAACAATGTTTCCTTTTTTATACATAAGACACCTTCTTATCTTGTATCATTTTCCATAGCATGTTATCATTTTTTTGTATAAAATACAAATAATAGGAGATGCCATTATGGATAAAAAGATTAGTAAATTGACGATTAAAGTAACAGCATTAGCATTGTTAGTAACTCCAATTTCTCAATATTTTGATCAATCAACTGCGTTAGCTAATACAGTAAGTACAGAACAAGTACAACAAGAAGCTCGTAATTTTGAAAAGGAAGTGACACCGTTTTTAAGTTTGATTGAAAAAATGCCTCAATCTATCGCTGATCAAGGTATAGATGCAGGTGTTAAATGGTTGAATGAAAATAAAACTAGTGAATTTGCTAATCATGTTTTTGTGAATCAAAATGGCTCTCTTGTATTAAAATCAACTGCTCCATCTAATAAAAGTACCGTGAGAACCTTAGACTGGGGAGCTTGTATTAGTGCTGTAGGGGTTGCTGTGGTAAGCAATGCGATTCCATGGACTAAAATATTGAAAGTTAAGAAAGCTGCTAAAGCAGTTGGCGGGATGACAAAGATGACAAAGATGATTACTACGGCTTATCAACACCAAAGAAATCTAGGATTATCAAGAACGAACGCTCTAAAGAAAGCAGTTTCAATATCCGCAAGAACATTTCCAGAAGATGTACAACAAGCATTAATTGAATTCTTTTCTTTGGGCGGGCTATCAGCTTGTTTCTAAGAAGCAGATTAGTAAGCTGTACCGATATAAGAAAGCGATCCACTGCAATAATAAATATACTATAATGAAAGTGTCAAAATTCTATAAGAATATCCCGATGTAAAACGAGTAACACCCGTAGCTGTAGAGATATAGGATACGGGTGTTATTTTATGATTCAACCTATAGTAAACAATCTTCGTCCTTATATCACATCGTCCCACTCCCCCGCTTCAGTAGAAAAGTGATACGCACCCTTAAAATGTCTTGCTTCAGTAGAATACGTCTGAAAACCGCTTCAAAAGAAAATAGATATAAGTTTAGCCGATTTCAACGATTTTTTAATCGACTGCACCCATCAACAAAAAATGCACGTAATCGTCATTGCGGACTTAGCTTCGCAGTCCTATGAACGATTACAGGCATTTTTTGCTTCGGGACAAGTCTCCTAAAAAATAGTAGAAATCGGCTAAAAAAGTGAGTGCATTCTGTTGACATGATTAACATAATGTCATATAATAAAGGTAAGTTGAAAGGGGGATAGCATATCAACACTATACAGAGCCTAATCTTCCAGGCTCAACACACACAACACACACAATTCAAAGGAGCGTAAGGAACATGAAAAAATTTGACGAAAAGTACATCTACAAAATCACAGAGAACAAGACGTATTACAGAAAGACAAAACAGGAACGTATAAAGCTTAACTGTAAGGACAACGTTATCGACTTCGCAAGAGAAGAAATCGGGTACTGCGACAGAGAAAAGTTGCTAGTGCTAGGTGTCAACACTAAGAATGAGGTCATGATTGCCTATGTGGCGCATGTCGGTACGGTAGATGCCTCACTTGTACACCCAAGAGAGATATTCAAGCCACTGATAGAGAACAGTTGCACAGCTTTCATAGTCATTCATAACCACCCGAGTGGCTATGCAGATGAAAGCATACAGGATGTTGAAATGGCAAGAAGAGTAGACAAAATCGGGGATATGCTTGGTATCGGGATGTTGGATGCCTTAATCGTAACTGATGATGATGCGACAAGCCTTAAGAGTAAAGGGTTAGTTTAATGACAGGGGGGGAATTTGCCCCCTAAAAAATTTTCGGCGGCTCCGTCTGACGTGTGTTGTCGTCTAGTTACAGCCTTTGAGAAAACCACTCAAAGACTTACACAGACGACAACACACGCCAACCTCCGCCAGATGATACTGTAAAAAGTACCCCCAATAATAGTATACAAGGGTGTACAAATGAAAGAGGATACAGGAACATAGAAGACAGATAACCCTTTCAGATTTGAGGAATATCGTATAAAGGACTGTAGCAACCCTTAGAACGAACAATGAAGCGTTCTAGGTATGAAACAGAACGTTAAAGGATAGAAGCGGCTAGCATACTGAAGCAGAGAGGAGCATTGATATGTATCTTACAGAACAGTTGAAACGTTTCAGTTCGATAGATGGATACCTTATAGAAAAAGGGATGACACAGGAAGAGATAGATAGTAAAAAGCTTGAAGCGGTAAAGTATCCCAAAAAAGAGTTTAGGTACTGTTATGAGGAAGTTGGAGAAGATACAGAGATACGAATAGTACCTATGAAAGATATACATGATTATGCAAGGCTTGAAAATAAGTGTAACGGTATAAGTTGGCACTATCATTTGAACGGAAGGTTTTTTGACAGTGATTACACGCCTACCTTTCAAAAAGAAAGATTTTCAAGGTTATTCGAGAAGTGGCATGATATGAATATATCTGAGATTAGAAGACTGTATGAAGAACAACCGTCAAGCTTTAATAGCTTCTACTTTATAAAGTATATTGATGAACATGGGAGGACGTATTACTACCAGGAAACAGATGGAAGCCATCGACTTGTTGTAGGCAAGGTTATAGGTGTAGAGCATGTATTTCAAAAGCGCTCAACTGTATTTAAGGTGAATAGAGAAAAGTTGAGGTTATTCAGAAAGGTACAGGATATAGAGAATAAGCGAGATACATTTTTAAGTACATCTGTACTTTTTGAAAAATCGGAATGTCCTGTAAAACCAGTGCTTGTAAAAAATTTCGTTATATCGTCGGATAAAGAAACATATATCCGTGCAAAAGCAACAGACTTTGACAGGCTATATAAACTGGTAAAATATAAACCAGAAGCGGCTAGTGGAGAAATAGAAGAAGCAGGGTTATTCGTTGATAATATGGCTTATGTAGAGCGCAACGTTATAAAGGCGCTGATTGAAAGAAGAAGCAGCGTGAAGCGGCTTATAAATCTTAAGGTAAGACATAAGCTATATGGTTCATACAGCGACCACGTGAGCTTTAATGGTAGAAAGAAGGATGAAGCAGTAGGGAAGCTGACAGATTATTTTGAGTATGAATTATATTTACTGAAGCATAAGGATAATGACAAATACACAGAGAAGATGAAACAGCTTAAAGAAAGATATAACCAGTTGAAACAGGGTAAATAGTACGAAAGAAATTTATCGGCGATCCATATATGAGTCTAATAGATATAGAAAGAGCGATACAGATTATACGGACAAATAAAGCTGATACAGAGCAGGTAAGACGTTTAGGACATTCTGTAGGTATGAAGCGTTTATCATTCGCTCAGAAGGACACAGAGAAGAGAGAGGGGAATAGAGATGGATAAGTCAGAATTAAAGCAGTATCTGAAAGAAAATCTCATCAATAGAGATGAAGCAGTGAAGATTACAAAGCAGAGTAAAGGGACGTTCTCAAATGCAGTACTGAAAGGCTATATCCCTGTATTCTATGACACTGGAAGTACAAAGCTGTTCTTAAGAGAAGAGATAGAACAGTACGCAGTCAGCAAGGAAGAGAGAGCTAAGCATAGATTAAAAGGTAAGGATATGCAGACAGTTAAAAGAGAGGATGAAGCATGATGAATATCAGATATAAGGAGAGAGAAGAGATGTTGATTACAGGTAGAAAGGAAGCGGATAAAAAGACAGAGCAGAAACATTTAGAGCAGACAGGTGAATATAAGGTAACTGAAGAGAAGTTAATCATGCCTGAAATGAAACAGTCAATGACAGAAGGATATGCTCAGAAAGAAGAGTAGTAAAGCCTATTGAATATGTGTGATATATGATGTGTGTAAATGTGTGGAAAGATATGCTATCGGAACGTATAGGGACTCTAGAAAACTGGAGCCCCTATTTTTTGTGGTTATAGTGTCATAAAATATAGTATAATAAATTATAGTATATTTTATGATAGGAATAAGAGAGGGGCAAAGGATAGCCAGTAATACAAGCTGCTATCAGTAGATATGGATAATACACATAAGTCTAAAGAGATGAGACACGCAGTACAGAGATTACTGAAATCAAACCTTACAGGGTACTATATATCAAAGCATACAGGTATCAGTCAGACGACGATTACATATCTTAGAAAAGAGAAGAGAACACTGGATAATATGACTTTAAAAAATATGGAGCTTCTTTATCAGCTTTACCTGGATAATGAAGCGGATATAGAGAAAGGATAGATGATGATGAACATTAAGGATCTGGCAGAAGCAGAAATCCTGGTAAGAAAGATGAGAAAACCATTAAGAGATGAGCTAGATGTTGCTATAGAGGCATTAGGTATCTTATATATGCTAGAAGAAATTGAGACTGATGGACTTACTGCATTAGAGCTTTGTGGTTTGTTGCATATGAGTCATCAGAGACTGTCCCCGATACTAAAGAGCTTAGAAATTAAGGGGTATGTGAGTAGAAAAAGAAAACCGACAGACGAACGATCTATCGTAATATTCATGAATACAGAGAATAAAGAGAACTATAGAATACTTAAGAGCTACATAGAAGAGCTATAGACTGAAGCGGTGAAATGCTGAGGTCTTTTATTAAATTGTATACAAGAGTGTACAAAATACAACAAGTCAAATTTCCATATTATATAAGTAAAAAATTGCAATATAATTACAAAAAAATTAATATTAATTTATATATTGAGATAATCTTCATTATATAAACAAGAGAAAGAGGAGATATTTATGAAAAAGAATGCTAAAGTTACTACAATTCTAGTTGCGAGTACCATGTTATTCTGTTCATTCACACCATTTGTTGCAGAAGTTTCTGCAAATTCGACTTCTGTTCAGAATGTCTCTACGGAACAAGATATTAAACAAGTCACTCCTGCTCAATTACAGAAGTATGATCAATATGTTAAAGTCTCTGGAAATCAGTATGTTTTAGATGAGGGTATCTATGATGTTGCTGATAAAACAACCATTTCAGCAATTCGAGAACAAATTAAATTTTCAAATGAACAAGTCAGTATTCATAGTGAAAATATTAATAGTGCGACAAAGGAACGAGTTGAAAAACAAAAATCAGTTGTTACATATAGTGCAGCAAGACCAGCACATGAAGTCAGAAAATATTGGTGGGGTGTAAAACATATATTCAGAACTGCAACAGCAGCAAAATATCAAGCATCTCAATGGCAAAGCGCAGCACTTAAAACAGCCTTAGCATCAATTGTACCTGGAGTGGCAGTAGTGGGAATACCAGCAGCAGGATATGCAGAATTACTTTCACATGATTTGAGTAGTTATTCAGATGCACATCCTAAGAGTAAAATATATATGGATGTAAATAAGTGGTTTACATACTCATTTGGTATTTGGAAGGACTAAGGTTTACATATGAAAAAAAAATATTTTTTACAAGATATAATTAATATAATTCTATTAATTATAATATTTTTAGCCGCTTCTAATATAATTGATATAGATAGTTTTTTGCTTAAGGCTTTGATTCTAATTACGTTAGTGAATTCAGCAGTGATGATTTATAATACGAGAAAAGAAAAATATAGAGATTAATTTAAAGGCATGCTCTTGGATACTGAGAGCATGCCTTTATTTTTAATAGAGAATAGATTATAAAAAGAAAAGAGCTAATAATAGTTCATATATTTTTTATGATTATATTAGTGTACAAGAGTATACAACAGTGTATAAAGGTGTACAACAGTATACAAATGATAGAGTAAATCTGAAGTGGTACTAATAAAAGAAGCATATTTAATATTAAAAGTATGCTTCTTTTTATACTGTAGTCTTTGAAAGTGAATTTATAAATGACACAGTATCACATATATTTTTATCGGAATTAAAGTATGCTAGGTATTGATGTAATGTATCGTAAAGTTTTTTGATACTATTGATGGATGTAATTTCTTCACCAAATTTTTTATTATGAATTAACGCATATGCTTTTACTTGTGTAGATGATTTAGAAAATAGAATAGTTACTATAAATATATCACTATTAAATATTAGTTCGATACTGTCATCATGTTTGTTATTAAATCTGACATTTTTCATATCTTTTACTTTCAGTTCGATTGATTGCAATTGGTCATCTGTTAATATTGCACCACTTGTTGTTTCTAACTGCTGTTGATACTGATAGAGCTTTTCAGCATTTTCGAGAGTTAGGTTTTCGATTTTACGTTCTCCAGATCGAATGCGTTGAATACCTGAAGCAGCTACACCTGTACCTTTAGATATTTGATATGCGGATATATCGCTATTTATTAATGTATTGATTGTATCTTTCATATATTAGTGAATAGAGAGGATATAAAGTAGTAAGTTATAAAATTAATGAGTCAGTAGTAAATACATAATTAATATTAGAATAAAAGATATGCATAAGTTAGATACTATTTGAAATATATTCTTATTTCTTTCTGTCATTATTATCACTCCTTTTATATAATGGATTTCGGAGGGTTAGTCCCACCCGAACAATACTTTGATTAGTGCTACGAGCGATGTGAGGATTATTAGAATGTTTTTGATGATTTCTGTAATCTCTTTCCATCGCTCTACTTTTTTGTCTAACTTTGACTCTCTCCGTTCCTCTCTATTCACTTTGTTCACCTCCTTATCTATAATTAATCATAAAATGCCGAATGGCATGTATAAACCTTTTTTCTTTAACTTTCTAAAAAAAGTGTACAAATGTATACAACAGTGTACAAATAATAGAAATAATTAATTTAAAATATATATTCTATGAATACTATCATATATGATAGTATAATGAGATTAGAGGTAAATTAATATCTAATTATTGGGAGTGACTGAATATGATTAATAAGTACGAAGCTATTCGCCAGGAAGCAGTGAAGTATATTAAAAATGATAACCTTTATGTAGATTTATATGAGGATATGGAAGATTATATGGAGCAGTTAGATATTATAGATGAAGATGAGAGAGAAGATGTACTCGAAAGAATAGATATACAAGGGAGCTTCTATTCTATTGAACGACTTGGAATGAATATAGATGAAGCAACGATCGTTGATACAAAAAGTATAACAACTCATTATGATTTACTTAAATATATAGATGAGGAAGATAAGTATAGAAGAAAGAAGCCAAAAAGAGAGCTGCTTTACATTAGTAGAGAACGCATAGACGAATTCAAAGATATATATAGTAGATACTTTGAAGGTAAAGATTTTAGTAAATGCCCCACTCCCCATCTTGATATAATTCTAATGGTATCGGTTGGGGTAAAGCTGCACGGTTCAGCAAGGCTATCAGATCATTGGAATTTTGAAATTGAAGAAGAAGTGGAACTAGAAAATGGTACGTTAGAATTTGTTACAGAAACACATTGTAAATCTGATGCACCAGATGAAGCGGTCGCTATAGGAGTATTTGATGAAAATATAAAAAGTTATATCTCAGTATTTATTGATGAAGCTGAAAATGAAGTGAGTGTAGTAAAGATAAAAAATGATGGTATAGAAATCTATGTATAAAAGGCATCTATTTTTTAGATGTCTTTTATAAAATATAATAGTGTACAAGAGTATACAAGAGTGTATAGAAGTATACAATATAGAAAAGGATGCGGTGACTCTGAGAAAGATAATATATAATAATGGAAAAGATTTTTGGTATTTACTAGATGATATTGTAAGACAAGGTCAAGAACTATATCTATTAGAAAATGAGAAGTTATCCTGATAAACAGATTATTATCAATAAGAAGCTGGAAGTAATTATGAAAAACTGTAGAAGCGGATTTACAGAATATGATGAGATAATTAATAAATCTTTAAATATAGAAGATATATCTGAACGTAAAACCTTTTTGAAAAAGTATTTCGATAACAGGCATACAGAATATTTATTTAAATATTTTGAAATAAAATAATAGAAGGTGATTTTATGAATGAATGTAATGATATAGTATTAGAAATTGCTAATCATTTTAAAGCAAGAGCAGAAGAGTATGAGAAACTAGAAAAGAAGGAGCAGCTTTTAAGAAAAGCTGAATGCATGATCAATGTGGTAACACAAAATAAAGAATTATATAGAAAAGCAAAGGCATGGGAAGAAACAATTAGTCTTTTAGAAAATATAGTTAAAAATAAAGAAGTAAATAATAGTACACTAGAAGTATATAGAGCGGTCTTAAACATGATGTATAGAACTATTTAGTATACAAGAGTGTACAAATAATAAAAACATATAAATATATAAAAAAGGGAAATTCTATAATCAAGTTAGCCACCTACGGTGTGCTTTAAAAAAATAAAAAATGAGCCATGTGCATCCATGTTAATATTGTAGTTACCACAACAAACAATAAGGAATGAATGCAAATGACTCATCTAAATGGTACCACTAATCATATTAAAGGAAAACACTTAACTGAATTTGAAAGACATCAAATTCAGATTTTGAAGAGTGAAAATTATTCAAATCGTGCTATTGCTAAAATTTTGAATAGAGCACCTCAAACGATTAACAATGAGATCAATAGAGGAACTGTTAAACAAATTAAGCGCATAGTTTCTAATAGTAAAGAATATTTTTATGATTATGAATGCTATTTCCCTGATGTTGCTCAACTTAAATATGAAACAAATCGTATGAATTCTTGCAGGACACCAAAACATCAGTTATCTCATGCTTTTATTGATTGGGCTGATAAGATGATGTTGAATAAAAAATGGTCTCCCGATGTTGTAATAGCCTATGCTAAAAAGAATAATATTTTTTGTGATTCTATTATTCCTTGTGTTTCAACACTATATAACTGGATTGAAAGAGGAATTATGAAGACCTCTAATATCGACCTTATAGAGAAGATATCACGAAAACCAATTACAAATAGAAGACCTAGTCGAAAAAATAAAAAAGTATTAGGAAAATCTATCGAAGATAGAAGTCACGAAATCAATTCTAGAGATGTCTTTGGTCATTGGGAAATTGATACTGTTATTGGTTCTAAACTTAAAAACGAAAGAGCGTTACTTACACTTGTTGAAAGACAGACACGATATGAAATCATCGTTCCTATTAAAAGTAAAAATAATGATGCTGTCACATTAGCATTAAGTCAATTAAAAGATCAATTAGATAATTCATTTTCACGAATATTCAAGTCTATTACTTCTGATAACGGATCAGAGTTCAGTGACCTTACGGAGACACTACCTGACACTGAAATATACTTTACGCACCCTTATTCATCATGGGAACGAGGTACTAAAGAAAACCATCATAAATTCATTAGACGGATAATCCCTAAAGGAATCAGTATGGAATCAGTATCTGATGAGATAATTTATCGTATCCAAAACTGGATGAACAATTATCCCAGAAAAATTCTAGATTATGAAACACCTAAATACCTGTTTCTGAAGTCACTAAAATCCGAAGGATTATTAAGTGAACCATTAAGCTACTATCTCTATTAATTTGGATGTAGTGGCTAACTTGCAATTGAAATTTTCGAATATATAAAAAAACAAAAAATTAACAAATAAATATAAATACTTAAATAAATTTAAGTAAAATACTTTGCAACGATAAATGTATTATATATAATTTAAGTATCTTAAAGATAAGTAGAGAATTAAAATGAATTACACACACAGTAGCAGAAAAAGGAAAAATGTTAAGAAAGCAATTAAAGGATTTAGGTTACAGCAACCGCAACCGCAAAGTAAAAGTAAGATCTGAAAGTTATTCAATGGGAAGTTCAATCCATGTAACTACCGTAGATAGAGAAGTTGATACAGAAAAGGTTAAACAGTTGGCAACACAGTTTGAAGAAGTCAGAAGAGAAGAATATATAGTAGAGACATTATTAGGCGCTAATACTTATTTTCATATCTCTATAGATTATCCAGCAGAAGTCAACGAAACACATCAAGAATATAATGTAGCATAAATTAAAAGGCACTGATATAATTCAGTGCCTTTTAATTTATATATATAAGAAGTTAAATAAAATTAAATATTAAATATATTTAAAATATAAAACACAATAATAATTTACAAATAAAGCCAATAAATAATACGATTTTTATAGTTTCAAATATGGGACTAATACGTTATAATTAAATCATAAATTATTACAGTTCTATTTGTGGGAAAACCTATTATATTAAAAATGCATTTAATGAAATTTTAAAGGTTTAGATTAAATAATAGTCATTGATTATATATAAATAAATATATTTTAATCATCTATTAAAATAATAAGTAAATAATGTTTAATATTGCTTAAAACCAACAAGTATACATTAGTGTACAACTGTATACGTATACAAGAATGTACAAGAGTATACGCTCTATTATTGAGATATTTTAAATAATAATTATTAGGAGTGATTTATATGGCTAATACAAAAACACAAAAAAAATTAAGTATTTCTAAAATGAAAAGTGAGATGATCTTTGAATGGTTTATCAATATTGGTGCAGCTAATATTAAAAGTAGAAAAGTTATACAAGAAAAATTAAATAAAGGTAAATCAACAATTTATAGAAATATTGATAAATTAAAAGAAGTTGCTGAGGATAGGACTTACTTTGATGCACTAGCAGAAGTTTTTACTTTATCAGAGCTTAACACGTTAATAGAGCTGTTTAATGAGTACCAGACATTGCCCCCTGAAGAGAAAATGACTAAGGAAGAAAAACATGAAGCTGCGATAGCGGAGCAAAGAGAAACTGTAAATAAACACCTAAATTCTATGGGGATGAAAGAAATTACAGATGGTGCGGTAAAGCAGGAAGCGACAGATGATAACAACAAGACTGATATCGATAATTTAAAGAGTAAACTAAACCATTTAGGTAAATGAGGTGGGTTAAATGTCAGAATGGAAGTTTACAGTAAACTTACAACCAGTACCTACCCCACGACCTTCATTTAGGTATGATCCAAAGAACAAGAAGACCATCACTTATTATCAGCAGAGCTATATTGATTACATGGATGCTGTTAAAAAGATGTTAGAAGAAGCAGGGGCATACAACGAAGACTTTTATAATGTGATGTCAGCTAAACTTGGTGTAAAAGCGGAACTATATTTTTATTTGAAAGTACCTAAAGGGCAAAAGCGTATTAATAATATTATGCGAACTACTGCACCTGATTTAGACAACTTAATAAAATCCATCCTAGATAGCATATTCAAAGGTTTAAAGATAAAAGACAGTAGAATAACGATGATACAATCTGCAAAGTTCCAAGTGCTAGATAATCCAAGAACAGAGATAATTCTAAAGGGGGTAGACTGATGGCAACGACAAATCTAGAGAAGTTCCAGAAGATAGAGAAGATGATGGAACAGGCGAAACCATTACTTGATAGCTATTTAAAGGGTTTAGAAGAACGACATGAATATATGTCTGTTTACAGATCTGAGTATCGTAAATTAAGGAATGTAACTAAAAAGATAGCCTCAGATATAGAAAAGGATCTCAGAAGCAGAGAAGATACGACTACGAGCTATGAGAATGTTAAGTATAATATTCAGGCTGTATATGAGAGACTTAAAGAAATAGCAGAAACGGAAATAGAGACTAAAGGGGCAAGTATGATACTTGAAGAGATGAGAGATGCTAAAGGAAGCCTTAATAAGAGCAAAGAAGTTAATATAAAGGCGCTAAAAAAGATAAATGACGTAGTAAAGAAATATAACATCCCTGTACCGCTTCTAGAGCAGTTTATTGAAGAATACGAAACTGAGGATGTCATAGGTCAAGAAGCGGCTGACACGCTCTTAAATGAGCTTAAACAGGGGGATAGTATGTATTTATCATCTTTTAGAGGATATAGGCAAGCATGTGAAGAAGACGACGAAGTATATGAGTACTATAGCGATGTTGTAGATGACTTTTTAGATTTCGGTCTTACGAATTACGGGGAAGCCCTCCAGGAAGTACTACCAGAAAGCACAGAGAAGAGGGTTGGTAGACCAGATGGAGAAGCATTGCTAGACGTATTAGTACCAATTAAATCTTCAGGTTTAGAGTACTTTCAATCAAAAAACCGCAACTCTCATGGTTATTATTACAACAGCCAGTACGCTAAAGAGTTAGCATACGTGCGTAGAGCTTTGCTAGAGGATCGAGAGTATATAGGTACTAGAAACGCATTCAATCGCTTAACGTCAGCATTTGAACAACTCTCAGACTATATGTATGAACGATATCATCAACTAGGCGGAACGCCTGTAAATTATCACGGACATGATGACAGAAAGAAATAAGGTTTAAACTAACCCACAATAACACCATATAATAAAATAAGCAACAAAGCAAAAATATTTAAATAAAATTAACTTAATAAGAACAAACGTACAAGCAGTCTGCTTTCAGGCTGCTTTTTTGATGTGTGGAAATATTTTAACGAACAGCTAATAAAATAACAAATAATAACAATTAGTTATTTTATAATAAATATATTTATAGATCTTAAAGTAAAAATAAATATCAATTATTGAAAATTATATAAAAATTAAAACATAAATCTTCAATAATAAATATATGCAGAATGCATAGAAGTAAAATAAAAAACACAGTCTCAAAAATGGAACCAATAAAAGAACCAACACAGGAGGTAGTCCCAAAAATGAGACCATAGGCGCCAAGCCTATGGGCTATTAGCCCATAGGCTTGGCGCCTATGGTCTCATTTTTGGGACTACCTCCTGTGTTGGTTCTTTTATTGGTTCCATTTTTGAGACTGTGTTTTTTATTTTACTTCTATGCATTCTGCATATATTTATTATTGAAGATTTATGTTTTAAT
Encoded proteins:
- a CDS encoding DNA-binding protein, translated to MRHAVQRLLKSNLTGYYISKHTGISQTTITYLRKEKRTLDNMTLKNMELLYQLYLDNEADIEKG
- a CDS encoding helix-turn-helix domain-containing protein; translated protein: MMMNIKDLAEAEILVRKMRKPLRDELDVAIEALGILYMLEEIETDGLTALELCGLLHMSHQRLSPILKSLEIKGYVSRKRKPTDERSIVIFMNTENKENYRILKSYIEEL
- a CDS encoding JAB domain-containing protein, which translates into the protein MKKFDEKYIYKITENKTYYRKTKQERIKLNCKDNVIDFAREEIGYCDREKLLVLGVNTKNEVMIAYVAHVGTVDASLVHPREIFKPLIENSCTAFIVIHNHPSGYADESIQDVEMARRVDKIGDMLGIGMLDALIVTDDDATSLKSKGLV
- a CDS encoding IS30 family transposase; translation: MTHLNGTTNHIKGKHLTEFERHQIQILKSENYSNRAIAKILNRAPQTINNEINRGTVKQIKRIVSNSKEYFYDYECYFPDVAQLKYETNRMNSCRTPKHQLSHAFIDWADKMMLNKKWSPDVVIAYAKKNNIFCDSIIPCVSTLYNWIERGIMKTSNIDLIEKISRKPITNRRPSRKNKKVLGKSIEDRSHEINSRDVFGHWEIDTVIGSKLKNERALLTLVERQTRYEIIVPIKSKNNDAVTLALSQLKDQLDNSFSRIFKSITSDNGSEFSDLTETLPDTEIYFTHPYSSWERGTKENHHKFIRRIIPKGISMESVSDEIIYRIQNWMNNYPRKILDYETPKYLFLKSLKSEGLLSEPLSYYLY
- a CDS encoding RusA family crossover junction endodeoxyribonuclease; the encoded protein is MSEWKFTVNLQPVPTPRPSFRYDPKNKKTITYYQQSYIDYMDAVKKMLEEAGAYNEDFYNVMSAKLGVKAELYFYLKVPKGQKRINNIMRTTAPDLDNLIKSILDSIFKGLKIKDSRITMIQSAKFQVLDNPRTEIILKGVD